The following are from one region of the Sandaracinus amylolyticus genome:
- a CDS encoding serine/threonine-protein kinase encodes MTASAQRTIDRDLALVHDELARVARRGDPWIGRVLGERYRIIQHLADGGMGKVYVGEQIRLGMSVAVKILDRAGYEHPTLAGRFEREAIATAALRCPHIVQVFDWGILPEGGCYLVMELLPGADLATLMMQDGLFGVERTLHVLRQVAIAIDHAHAHGIVHRDLKPENVMVDLEAGDFVTVLDFGVARDLRQSSTFSDYGEVVGTPEYMSPEQAMGLEDLVGPACDRWALAVMAMEMLTGDLPYPSASATTTLRYIAEGTPRRPSELGFTVPGLDAVFDRAMSRKPRDRHPSARALVDDLERVLLAWMRANEAHDDESASSGVRARVHAAEIAATTPEARVLASGGYTMGTAAIADLPCDEVSTARMTSAIVLAGLTLVGSAFAAGWMACMALAGGG; translated from the coding sequence GTGACCGCGTCCGCGCAGAGGACGATCGACCGTGATCTCGCGCTCGTGCACGACGAGCTGGCTCGCGTCGCACGCCGTGGCGATCCGTGGATCGGACGCGTGCTCGGCGAGCGCTATCGCATCATCCAGCACCTCGCCGACGGCGGCATGGGCAAGGTCTACGTCGGCGAGCAGATCCGGCTCGGCATGTCGGTCGCGGTGAAGATCCTCGATCGCGCCGGCTACGAGCATCCGACGCTCGCGGGACGCTTCGAGCGCGAGGCGATCGCGACCGCCGCGCTGCGCTGCCCGCACATCGTGCAGGTGTTCGACTGGGGGATCCTGCCCGAGGGCGGCTGCTATCTCGTGATGGAGCTCCTGCCCGGCGCCGATCTCGCGACGCTGATGATGCAGGACGGGCTCTTCGGCGTGGAGCGCACGCTGCACGTGCTGCGTCAGGTCGCGATCGCGATCGATCACGCGCACGCGCACGGCATCGTGCATCGCGACCTCAAGCCCGAGAACGTGATGGTCGATCTCGAGGCGGGCGACTTCGTGACCGTGCTCGACTTCGGCGTCGCGCGCGACCTGCGCCAGAGCTCGACCTTCAGCGACTACGGCGAGGTCGTCGGCACGCCCGAGTACATGTCGCCGGAGCAGGCGATGGGGCTCGAGGATCTCGTCGGGCCCGCCTGTGATCGCTGGGCGCTCGCGGTGATGGCGATGGAGATGCTCACCGGCGATCTGCCCTATCCGAGCGCGTCCGCGACCACGACGCTGCGCTACATCGCCGAGGGCACGCCGCGCCGGCCGAGCGAGCTCGGCTTCACGGTGCCCGGGCTCGATGCGGTCTTCGATCGTGCGATGTCGCGCAAGCCGCGCGATCGCCACCCGAGCGCGCGCGCGCTCGTCGACGATCTCGAGCGCGTGCTGCTCGCGTGGATGCGCGCGAACGAGGCGCACGACGACGAGAGCGCCAGCTCGGGCGTCCGCGCGCGGGTGCACGCCGCCGAGATCGCCGCGACCACGCCCGAGGCGCGGGTGCTCGCGTCCGGTGGCTACACGATGGGCACCGCGGCGATCGCCGATCTGCCGTGCGACGAGGTCTCCACCGCGCGCATGACCAGCGCGATCGTGCTCGCAGGGCTGACCCTCGTCGGCTCCGCGTTCGCCGCGGGCTGGATGGCGTGCATGGCGCTCGCGGGTGGGGGGTGA
- a CDS encoding AI-2E family transporter produces MSTRTTVRLPAATVAARTAVTLDDDARYEPAVAFDRAPLRASASSSSSTHVPPTSSAPVPSHVIALRVGLALLFVATCVVLWPFWPWLTLAAWFAALARPMVERLAHITHGRRAAAAVTTMLLLVLSLGPLLALAVSLSADAADLVHEVTRTRSGRQAVIAIVSPDGAIQRPDLDVPTVVHVFRSQGERAWTMASSVAGATADLVLGLFVFFTAAFFCLVDGPRAFDWVERHTPIAHRHALRFAGAFVETGRGLFVGVGLTGLVQAIIATGAYWALDVPRPVVLGVLTFVASFIPTVGTALVWVPVALGLAFTGRESEAALLAGVGILVVGTVDNLLRPVLARWGRLHMHTFVVLVSMLGGLAIAGGWGLMLGPLVVRLTLEALRIAKEEEIV; encoded by the coding sequence ATGTCGACGCGGACGACGGTGAGGTTGCCGGCCGCCACCGTCGCCGCGCGCACCGCCGTCACCCTCGACGACGACGCGCGCTACGAGCCCGCCGTGGCGTTCGATCGCGCCCCCCTGCGCGCGAGCGCGTCGAGCTCGAGCAGCACGCACGTCCCGCCGACCTCGAGCGCGCCGGTGCCGAGCCACGTGATCGCGCTCCGGGTCGGGCTCGCGCTGCTCTTCGTCGCGACCTGCGTCGTGCTCTGGCCCTTCTGGCCGTGGCTCACGCTCGCGGCGTGGTTCGCGGCGCTCGCGCGCCCGATGGTCGAGCGCCTCGCGCACATCACCCACGGTCGTCGCGCTGCGGCCGCCGTCACGACGATGCTGCTGCTCGTGCTCTCGCTGGGCCCGCTCCTCGCGCTCGCGGTCTCGCTCTCCGCCGACGCCGCGGATCTCGTCCACGAGGTGACGCGCACGCGCTCGGGGCGTCAGGCCGTGATCGCGATCGTCTCGCCCGACGGCGCGATCCAGCGCCCGGATCTCGACGTGCCCACCGTCGTGCACGTGTTCCGCAGCCAGGGCGAGCGCGCGTGGACGATGGCGAGCAGCGTCGCAGGCGCGACCGCCGATCTCGTGCTCGGGCTCTTCGTGTTCTTCACCGCGGCGTTCTTCTGTCTGGTCGACGGGCCGCGCGCGTTCGACTGGGTCGAGCGCCACACCCCGATCGCGCACCGCCACGCGCTGCGCTTCGCGGGCGCGTTCGTCGAGACCGGGCGCGGGCTCTTCGTCGGCGTGGGGCTCACCGGGCTCGTGCAGGCGATCATCGCGACCGGCGCGTACTGGGCGCTCGACGTGCCGCGCCCGGTCGTGCTCGGCGTGCTCACGTTCGTCGCGTCGTTCATCCCCACCGTCGGCACCGCGCTGGTGTGGGTGCCGGTCGCGCTGGGGCTCGCGTTCACCGGTCGCGAGTCGGAGGCCGCGCTGCTCGCGGGCGTCGGCATCCTGGTCGTCGGCACCGTCGACAACCTGCTGCGCCCCGTGCTCGCGCGCTGGGGGCGGCTGCACATGCACACCTTCGTGGTGCTGGTCTCGATGCTCGGCGGCCTCGCGATCGCGGGGGGATGGGGCCTGATGCTCGGCCCGCTCGTGGTGCGCCTGACGCTCGAGGCGCTGCGCATCGCGAAGGAGGAGGAGATCGTTTGA
- a CDS encoding TIM-barrel domain-containing protein gives MRWLVGMFVVLAGCASEQPSPARDAGGWIDAMRDDAGVDASIEVDGACSMSGRAPSWIETSDRAHHVIARGATRDVHLWAFDDALLRVRYVPAGATPIERSFALVTPAIEMAPAAITIDGDDAFATICSDAFVATIERDGMRVVVRDRAGTVLLEDAPDVATSAREVVRVSPRDELFTGLGERTGPFGRRGRRAIVWTTDAYEPAHGGFGPESDPLYLAIPFFVAVRGDTAYGLFTDVAYRQEYDLAASDPDRYGIRSAGPELDQWLIAGPHPRDVLRRYSSLTGRTPRPPRWSLGFHQSRWGYHDIARMDRLASDFRENDVPADALWLDIQHMDAFRTFTFDPLRFGDPEGLASRLDARGFSLIVIADPGLKIDPGWSVHDRAIAGGLYLRNPDGTPHVANTWASDSLFLDFTMPAARALWSEEVARLARRGIDGIWLDVNEPTTFPESGGENTVPNDLPIHGDGIATTMAEGHNVYALLQARATREGLREALPTRRPFILCRAGYAGIQREAAVWTGDAPSTWWSLDQVLPMLLGTSMSGVPFVGSDVGGYSGNATPELFARWMALGSISPFFRAHQTNGPPDAEPWSFGSEVLDISRARIGARYALMPYLESLFDEHERTGAPVLRPMLYEHFEERALRDVGDQAMLGPFLLVAPITREGATSREVHIPSGRWYELESGAIVEGPRTIEVGATLAALPTFVREGAILPRVSGDVASTRALGGTLLLDLYPSARESTFTLVQDAGDGYGATSRTTLTLVQREGGARFVIGAREGDFDPGARTIELRVWRVDGEVRSVRVDGVELPGFVHDRNERSLIVRMPDPGAAGATIELDYDVTISEPSPPIDVVLEVELPESTPIGSVIHVASSANGWAHAPLEVVAPGLARGTLRVGRGEWFEYKYTRGAWESVEKWPGCVEATNRYGFGRAGVRRDRVFEWRDVCE, from the coding sequence ATGCGGTGGCTCGTGGGGATGTTCGTGGTGCTCGCGGGATGCGCGAGCGAGCAGCCATCACCGGCGCGCGACGCGGGCGGATGGATCGACGCGATGCGCGACGACGCCGGCGTCGACGCGTCGATCGAGGTCGACGGTGCCTGCTCGATGAGCGGCCGCGCGCCCTCGTGGATCGAGACGAGCGATCGCGCGCACCACGTGATCGCGCGCGGCGCGACGCGTGACGTGCACCTCTGGGCGTTCGACGACGCGCTCTTGCGCGTGCGCTACGTCCCCGCGGGCGCGACCCCGATCGAGCGCTCGTTCGCGCTGGTCACGCCCGCGATCGAGATGGCGCCCGCCGCGATCACGATCGACGGAGACGACGCGTTCGCGACGATCTGCAGCGACGCCTTCGTCGCGACGATCGAGCGCGACGGCATGCGCGTCGTGGTGCGCGATCGCGCGGGCACGGTGCTCCTCGAGGACGCGCCCGACGTCGCGACGAGCGCGCGCGAGGTGGTGCGCGTCTCACCGCGCGACGAGCTCTTCACCGGGCTCGGCGAGCGCACCGGTCCCTTCGGTCGCCGAGGACGTCGCGCGATCGTGTGGACCACCGACGCCTACGAGCCCGCGCACGGCGGCTTCGGGCCCGAGTCCGATCCGCTCTACCTCGCGATCCCGTTCTTCGTCGCGGTCCGCGGAGACACTGCGTACGGCCTGTTCACCGACGTCGCGTACCGCCAGGAGTACGACCTCGCGGCGAGCGATCCCGACCGCTACGGAATTCGGAGCGCCGGCCCCGAGCTCGATCAGTGGCTGATCGCGGGGCCTCATCCGCGCGACGTGCTGCGTCGTTATTCGTCGCTCACCGGCCGCACCCCGCGCCCGCCGCGCTGGTCGCTCGGCTTCCACCAGTCGCGCTGGGGCTATCACGACATCGCGCGCATGGATCGCCTCGCGAGCGACTTCCGCGAGAACGACGTCCCCGCCGACGCGCTGTGGCTCGACATCCAGCACATGGACGCGTTCCGCACGTTCACCTTCGACCCGCTGCGGTTCGGCGATCCCGAAGGGCTCGCGTCGCGCCTCGATGCGCGTGGCTTCTCGCTGATCGTGATCGCGGATCCCGGACTGAAGATCGATCCCGGCTGGAGCGTGCACGACCGCGCGATCGCGGGCGGGCTCTACCTGCGCAACCCCGACGGCACGCCGCACGTCGCGAACACCTGGGCGAGCGACTCGCTCTTCCTCGACTTCACGATGCCCGCGGCGCGTGCGCTGTGGAGCGAGGAGGTCGCGCGGCTCGCGCGGCGCGGCATCGACGGCATCTGGCTCGACGTGAACGAGCCCACGACGTTCCCCGAGAGCGGCGGCGAGAACACCGTGCCGAACGATCTGCCGATCCACGGCGACGGCATCGCGACCACGATGGCCGAGGGCCACAACGTGTACGCGCTGCTGCAGGCGCGCGCGACGCGCGAGGGGCTGCGCGAGGCGCTCCCGACGCGGCGTCCGTTCATCCTCTGTCGCGCCGGCTACGCGGGCATCCAGCGCGAGGCCGCGGTGTGGACCGGCGATGCACCGAGCACGTGGTGGTCGCTCGATCAGGTGCTCCCGATGTTGCTCGGCACCAGCATGTCGGGCGTGCCCTTCGTCGGAAGCGACGTCGGCGGGTACTCGGGCAATGCGACGCCCGAGCTCTTCGCGCGGTGGATGGCGCTGGGATCGATCTCGCCGTTCTTCCGCGCGCACCAGACGAACGGTCCGCCGGATGCCGAGCCGTGGAGCTTCGGGAGCGAGGTGCTCGACATCTCGCGCGCTCGCATCGGCGCGCGCTACGCGCTGATGCCGTACCTCGAGTCGCTGTTCGACGAGCACGAGCGCACGGGCGCGCCGGTGCTGCGACCGATGCTGTACGAGCACTTCGAGGAGCGCGCGCTGCGCGACGTCGGCGATCAGGCGATGCTCGGTCCGTTCCTGCTCGTCGCGCCGATCACGCGCGAGGGCGCGACGTCGCGCGAGGTGCACATCCCGAGCGGGCGCTGGTACGAGCTCGAGTCGGGCGCGATCGTCGAGGGTCCGCGCACCATCGAGGTCGGCGCGACGCTCGCGGCGCTGCCCACGTTCGTGCGCGAGGGCGCGATCCTCCCGCGGGTCTCGGGTGACGTCGCGAGCACGCGCGCGCTCGGCGGGACGCTCTTGCTCGATCTCTATCCGTCGGCGCGCGAGAGCACGTTCACGCTGGTCCAGGACGCGGGCGATGGCTACGGCGCGACGTCGCGCACCACGCTGACGCTGGTGCAGCGCGAAGGTGGCGCGCGCTTCGTGATCGGCGCGCGCGAGGGAGACTTCGACCCAGGGGCGCGCACGATCGAGCTGCGGGTCTGGCGGGTCGACGGCGAGGTGCGCAGCGTTCGCGTCGACGGAGTCGAGCTGCCCGGCTTCGTGCACGATCGCAACGAGCGCTCGTTGATCGTGCGGATGCCGGATCCCGGCGCAGCGGGCGCGACGATCGAGCTCGACTACGACGTGACGATCAGCGAGCCGAGCCCGCCGATCGACGTCGTGCTCGAGGTCGAGCTCCCGGAGAGCACCCCGATCGGCAGCGTGATCCACGTCGCGAGCAGCGCGAACGGCTGGGCCCATGCGCCGCTCGAAGTGGTCGCGCCGGGGCTCGCGCGCGGCACGCTGCGCGTCGGTCGCGGCGAGTGGTTCGAGTACAAGTACACCCGCGGCGCGTGGGAGAGCGTCGAGAAGTGGCCCGGCTGCGTCGAGGCCACGAACCGCTACGGCTTCGGTCGCGCCGGCGTGCGTCGCGATCGCGTGTTCGAGTGGCGCGACGTCTGCGAGTGA
- a CDS encoding pyridoxamine 5'-phosphate oxidase family protein yields the protein MEKNAEIARLLDVARDFRFAMLTTIAEDQHLHARPMTIAELDEEDGAIWFLTAKDHASVTEVQRDPRALVTMQGDDSYVQWSGHATIIEDPMRIHEVWKPSFSLWFPKGPEEGRLALIRVDIEVGEYWDQSGVMKLRTMLRRAKDAITGRERETDETARDERGHGRVSTHQPNGRGAS from the coding sequence ATGGAGAAGAACGCAGAGATCGCGCGGCTGCTCGACGTCGCACGCGACTTCCGCTTCGCGATGCTCACGACGATCGCCGAGGACCAGCACCTTCACGCGCGCCCGATGACGATCGCCGAGCTCGACGAGGAGGACGGCGCGATCTGGTTCCTCACCGCGAAGGATCACGCGTCGGTCACCGAGGTGCAGCGCGATCCGCGCGCGCTCGTGACGATGCAGGGCGACGACTCGTACGTGCAGTGGTCCGGTCACGCGACGATCATCGAGGACCCGATGCGCATCCACGAGGTGTGGAAGCCGAGCTTCTCGCTGTGGTTCCCCAAGGGGCCGGAGGAGGGACGGCTCGCGCTGATCCGCGTCGACATCGAGGTCGGCGAGTACTGGGATCAGAGCGGCGTGATGAAGCTGCGGACGATGCTGCGCCGCGCGAAGGACGCGATCACGGGACGCGAGCGCGAGACCGACGAGACCGCGCGCGACGAGCGCGGGCACGGCCGCGTGAGCACGCACCAGCCCAACGGCCGCGGCGCGAGCTGA
- a CDS encoding alpha/beta fold hydrolase, translated as MEMLGHARVVRVNDCDVAWGELGEGPPLVLLHGLADSHRTFRRIAPALARTHRVLMPDLPGHGWSGRPSEAPYDPPWFASTIAAWMEAVGVPRAAICGHSFGGGVALAMLRDHAERVERLALIAPGGLGREVSPWLRMSVLPVARALLGSLVARRIATRLAVSPLGPARFARPEPEELARYAVLAAMPGTAEALQRILDASLDVNGQRATFWEVVDASTMLPPIAVLWGELDPVLPFAHARRVAEKLLHATVHGYERCGHFPHLDCPERVLADLSTFLGDAKRPGCRLVDCGEREPQWLDSDLAMAAE; from the coding sequence ATGGAGATGCTGGGTCACGCGCGGGTCGTGAGGGTGAACGACTGCGACGTGGCGTGGGGCGAGCTCGGCGAGGGCCCGCCGCTCGTGCTCCTGCACGGGCTCGCGGACTCGCACCGCACGTTCCGGCGGATCGCGCCCGCGCTCGCGCGCACGCATCGCGTGCTGATGCCCGATCTACCGGGCCACGGATGGTCGGGACGCCCGAGCGAGGCGCCCTACGATCCGCCGTGGTTCGCGTCGACGATCGCGGCGTGGATGGAGGCGGTCGGTGTGCCGCGCGCCGCGATCTGTGGCCACTCCTTCGGCGGCGGCGTCGCGCTCGCGATGCTCCGCGATCACGCGGAGCGCGTGGAGCGTCTCGCCCTGATCGCGCCGGGCGGGCTCGGTCGCGAGGTCTCGCCGTGGTTGCGCATGAGCGTGCTGCCGGTCGCGCGTGCGCTGCTGGGATCGCTCGTCGCGCGGCGGATCGCGACGCGCCTCGCGGTGTCGCCGCTCGGGCCCGCGCGCTTCGCGCGGCCCGAGCCCGAGGAGCTCGCGCGGTATGCAGTGCTCGCCGCGATGCCGGGCACCGCCGAGGCGCTGCAGCGCATCCTCGACGCGAGCCTCGACGTGAACGGACAGCGCGCGACGTTCTGGGAGGTCGTCGACGCGAGCACGATGCTCCCGCCGATCGCAGTGCTCTGGGGCGAGCTCGATCCGGTGCTGCCCTTCGCGCACGCGCGGCGCGTCGCGGAGAAGCTGCTGCACGCGACGGTGCACGGGTACGAGCGCTGCGGGCACTTCCCGCACCTCGACTGCCCGGAGCGCGTGCTCGCGGATCTCTCGACCTTCCTCGGCGACGCGAAGCGGCCCGGCTGTCGCCTCGTGGACTGCGGCGAGCGCGAGCCTCAGTGGCTCGACAGCGACCTCGCGATGGCCGCGGAGTGA
- a CDS encoding glutathione S-transferase N-terminal domain-containing protein: protein MELFGSTALDALVEWTRARTNDERLRLAEATLPTLVRLGAGARTIGDRGPRPAETLILYEREGCPFSRRVREALAMLDLDARIKPVPRGSVRHARELIALTGDIEIPVMVDPAMGVVLAGTDAILPHLFQHYGRGHVPLRLRENVTSKLASRLRSGRGQDGRPSIAPSRALELTGYEASPATRLVRETLDELELPYLSRPLAPHSPRRRAYFAEEGTMELPRLEDPAAGITLYGAAAICSYLERTYAFGPERGIDAGAPDERTVPTTQARRATQIEERPR from the coding sequence ATGGAGCTCTTCGGTAGCACCGCGCTCGACGCGCTGGTCGAGTGGACGCGCGCGCGCACGAACGACGAACGTCTCCGCCTCGCCGAGGCGACCTTGCCGACGCTGGTGAGGCTCGGCGCCGGGGCGCGGACGATCGGCGATCGGGGTCCGCGGCCCGCCGAGACGTTGATCCTCTACGAGCGCGAGGGATGCCCGTTCTCGCGGCGGGTGCGCGAGGCGCTCGCGATGCTCGACCTCGACGCGCGCATCAAGCCGGTGCCGCGGGGATCGGTGCGCCACGCGCGCGAGCTCATCGCGCTCACCGGGGACATCGAGATCCCGGTGATGGTCGATCCCGCGATGGGCGTGGTGCTCGCGGGCACCGACGCGATCCTCCCGCACTTGTTCCAGCACTACGGGCGAGGCCACGTGCCCCTGCGCCTCCGCGAGAACGTCACCTCGAAGCTCGCGTCGAGGCTGCGCTCGGGGCGCGGTCAGGACGGGCGTCCCTCGATCGCGCCGAGCCGCGCGCTCGAGCTCACCGGATACGAGGCGTCGCCTGCGACGCGCCTGGTGCGCGAGACGCTCGACGAGCTCGAGCTGCCGTACCTCTCGCGCCCGCTCGCGCCGCACAGCCCGCGGCGCCGCGCGTACTTCGCGGAGGAGGGCACGATGGAGCTGCCCCGGCTCGAAGATCCCGCCGCGGGGATCACGCTCTACGGCGCCGCCGCGATCTGCAGCTACCTCGAGCGCACCTATGCGTTCGGTCCCGAGCGCGGGATCGATGCGGGCGCGCCCGACGAGCGCACCGTGCCCACGACGCAGGCGCGTCGCGCCACGCAGATCGAGGAGCGGCCCCGATGA